One region of Pseudomonas glycinae genomic DNA includes:
- a CDS encoding nitroreductase family protein — protein sequence MSANPRVAEYAIHPQFTDRWSPRAFTGEAIPEETLLSFFEAARWAPSAYNSQPWRFLYARRDTPNWERYLGLLNEFNRSWAQHASALVIVISKTTFTAPGATEETPALWHTFDTGSAWGHLALQASLSGWHTHGMAGFDQELTRKELNIPEGYALHAAVAVGKLGDKATLADYLQARETPSPRRPLSELAAEGDFTL from the coding sequence ATGAGTGCCAACCCTCGCGTTGCCGAATACGCCATTCACCCGCAGTTCACTGATCGCTGGTCGCCCCGCGCCTTCACCGGCGAAGCGATCCCGGAAGAAACCCTGCTGAGCTTCTTCGAAGCCGCACGCTGGGCGCCGTCGGCGTACAACTCGCAGCCGTGGCGTTTTCTCTACGCCCGTCGCGACACGCCGAACTGGGAGCGTTACCTGGGCCTGCTCAATGAATTCAACCGCAGCTGGGCGCAGCACGCGTCGGCGCTGGTGATCGTGATTTCGAAAACCACCTTCACCGCACCGGGCGCGACCGAGGAAACACCGGCGCTGTGGCACACCTTCGACACAGGTTCCGCCTGGGGCCATCTGGCGCTGCAAGCGAGCCTGAGCGGCTGGCACACCCACGGCATGGCCGGCTTCGATCAGGAGCTGACCCGCAAGGAGCTGAACATTCCAGAAGGTTATGCGCTGCATGCCGCCGTAGCGGTGGGCAAGCTGGGTGACAAGGCAACCCTGGCGGATTACCTGCAAGCACGGGAAACGCCGAGCCCGCGTCGTCCGCTGAGCGAACTGGCGGCTGAAGGCGATTTCACCCTCTAA
- a CDS encoding DUF2937 family protein: MLLSYLRLVLFAAGLLIGVQVPGFINDYAKRVEAHLIEAQTGLRGFQGTAEQFFKGDIQALVAHYRASEDPVFRSDADSLSTLLNRQLALDKQFQAMQGPWYIRFLQVVLAADPDIRKETWNGYSYQILLTPEAMIWGMSGAMLLSFGLECLFRLIDWVVLGGKRLRQSRPIEDRDVRGL; encoded by the coding sequence ATGTTGCTCAGTTATCTACGGCTGGTGTTGTTTGCGGCGGGCCTGTTGATCGGTGTCCAGGTGCCGGGTTTCATCAACGATTACGCCAAGCGGGTCGAAGCGCACCTGATCGAGGCGCAGACCGGTCTGCGCGGCTTCCAGGGCACCGCCGAGCAGTTCTTCAAAGGGGATATCCAGGCGCTGGTCGCCCATTACCGGGCCAGCGAAGATCCGGTGTTTCGCAGCGATGCCGACAGCTTGAGCACTTTGCTCAACCGTCAGCTGGCGCTGGACAAGCAATTCCAGGCGATGCAGGGCCCGTGGTACATCCGCTTCCTGCAGGTGGTGCTGGCCGCCGATCCGGACATCCGCAAGGAAACCTGGAATGGCTACAGCTACCAGATCCTGCTGACGCCTGAGGCGATGATCTGGGGCATGAGCGGCGCGATGTTGCTGTCGTTCGGCCTGGAGTGCCTGTTCCGTCTGATCGACTGGGTGGTGCTGGGCGGCAAGCGCCTGCGCCAGAGCCGGCCGATCGAAGACCGGGATGTGCGCGGGCTCTGA
- a CDS encoding cyclic nucleotide-binding domain-containing protein — protein sequence MSEPTLLNNEIRDWLMDCGLFDQLQLADFAAASGYFSISTVAEGEAIFREGDAGSFMCIIHTGQVAVQKTGGDGQVVTMATLRSGRAFGEMAVLDGERRSATCVAASNCQLLNLGKDSLEKMLNDAPKIAAKIIRALAVSLSKRLRMADGQLAAQQI from the coding sequence ATGTCAGAACCAACCCTACTGAACAACGAAATCCGCGACTGGCTGATGGACTGCGGCCTGTTCGATCAATTGCAACTGGCGGATTTTGCCGCTGCCTCGGGCTACTTCAGCATCAGCACCGTGGCAGAAGGCGAAGCGATCTTTCGCGAAGGCGATGCCGGCAGTTTCATGTGCATCATCCACACCGGCCAGGTGGCCGTGCAGAAAACCGGTGGCGACGGTCAGGTCGTGACCATGGCCACCCTGCGCAGCGGCCGGGCGTTCGGCGAAATGGCCGTACTCGACGGCGAGCGCCGCTCGGCGACCTGCGTGGCGGCGAGCAACTGTCAGTTGCTCAACCTCGGCAAGGACTCACTGGAAAAAATGCTCAATGACGCGCCGAAGATCGCCGCCAAGATCATCCGCGCCCTCGCCGTCTCCCTGTCCAAACGCCTGCGCATGGCCGACGGCCAGCTCGCCGCCCAGCAGATCTAG
- a CDS encoding LysR family transcriptional regulator, translating into MNLKFLETFVWVARLKSFRLTADKLFTTQASISSRIAVLEGELGVKLFLRDSRGVSLTPEGLKVLDYAEQMLDTMQALKQSIETRSSKVGRVRIGVMDTVIHTWLSPLVAQMTDLYPRVEIELVADTSLNLCDQLQKGFLDLILQTDLVRQESVRSLELASHPIGWIVASNSIYNRDYQSLADLAQERIITYSKNSRPHQDILALMQAQGVLAPRLNCVNSVSAITRLLRDGFGIGALPPVLVAEELARGELTLLDIEQRPPNLQVVVSWRVGVEWVEEIVTLCQQVLEEYARKVGKDYIVLS; encoded by the coding sequence ATGAACCTGAAGTTTCTCGAAACCTTCGTCTGGGTCGCCCGGCTGAAAAGTTTTCGCCTGACCGCCGACAAGCTGTTCACCACCCAGGCCTCGATCTCCAGCCGGATCGCGGTGCTCGAAGGCGAGCTCGGGGTGAAGCTGTTCCTGCGTGATTCACGCGGCGTCAGCCTGACGCCCGAAGGTTTGAAAGTGCTGGACTATGCCGAGCAGATGCTCGACACGATGCAGGCGCTGAAGCAGTCGATCGAGACCCGATCGAGCAAGGTCGGCCGGGTACGGATCGGGGTGATGGACACGGTGATCCACACCTGGCTCAGCCCGCTGGTGGCGCAGATGACCGATCTGTACCCACGGGTGGAAATCGAGCTGGTGGCGGATACCTCGCTGAACCTCTGCGATCAGCTGCAAAAAGGCTTTCTCGATCTGATCCTGCAAACCGATCTGGTGCGTCAGGAAAGCGTGCGCAGCCTGGAGCTGGCCAGCCACCCCATCGGCTGGATTGTCGCCAGCAACTCGATCTACAACCGCGATTACCAAAGCCTCGCCGACCTGGCCCAGGAACGGATCATCACCTACTCGAAAAACTCCCGGCCGCACCAGGACATCCTGGCGTTGATGCAGGCCCAAGGTGTGTTGGCGCCACGGTTGAACTGTGTGAATTCGGTGTCGGCAATTACCCGGCTGTTACGCGACGGGTTCGGCATTGGCGCGTTGCCGCCGGTGCTGGTGGCCGAGGAGCTGGCGCGGGGCGAACTGACCCTGCTCGACATCGAACAACGCCCGCCGAACCTGCAGGTCGTGGTGTCGTGGCGGGTCGGTGTGGAATGGGTCGAGGAGATTGTGACGCTGTGTCAGCAGGTGCTGGAGGAATATGCGCGCAAGGTGGGCAAGGATTACATCGTTCTAAGTTGA
- a CDS encoding S9 family peptidase, whose amino-acid sequence MPVSANVSSAPIAHKAAGHDPYAWLQERDTDAVLDYLKAENDYQQAQTADQAELRETLFEEIKGRILETDLSLPSPWGPYLYYTRTTAGDEYARHYRCPRPADDSLTLDESREQLLLDPNALANGGFFSLGAFSISPDHQRLAYSVDASGDEIYTLFVKELSSERVSELEFQDCDGSMTWANDSLTLFFGVLDDTHRPHKLFRYRLDGTAAEEVFHEPDGRFFLHCYRASSEQQLLLSLGSKTTSEVWALDANQPQQPFTCLAPRVEDHEYDVDHGKLDGEWTWFIRTNRDGINFALYQAPDTGITPSEADWQNLIPHSDSVMLDGVTLNAEALTLSLREGGLPIIEVRPHGLAPYRVQLPDAAYSLYVQNSLEFESDRIRLRYEALNRPAQVRQLILATGEQTVLKETPVLGPFDADAYVSQRLWATAPDGTQVPISLVMKREMVGKAVPLYLYGYGAYGSSLDPWFSHARLSLLDRGMAFAIAHVRGGGELGEAWYRAGKQEHKHNTFSDFIACAEFLILNGITTAPQLAISGGSAGGLLIGAVLNQRPDLFGAAIAEVPFVDVLNTMLDPDLPLTVTEYDEWGNPEEPEVYERIKAYAPYENVTAQAYPATLVIAGYNDSRVQYWEAAKWVAKLRATKTDDNPLLLKTELGAGHGGMSGRYQGLRDVALEYAFVFKVLGIA is encoded by the coding sequence ATGCCCGTATCCGCCAACGTCAGCAGCGCCCCGATTGCCCACAAGGCCGCCGGTCACGACCCGTACGCCTGGCTGCAGGAACGCGACACCGACGCGGTGCTCGACTACCTCAAGGCTGAAAACGACTACCAGCAGGCGCAGACCGCCGATCAGGCGGAGCTGCGCGAAACCCTGTTCGAAGAGATCAAGGGCCGGATCCTCGAAACCGACCTGTCCCTCCCCTCGCCATGGGGCCCGTACCTGTATTACACCCGCACCACCGCAGGTGACGAATACGCCCGTCACTACCGCTGCCCGCGTCCGGCCGACGACAGCCTGACCCTCGACGAAAGCCGCGAACAGCTGCTGCTCGACCCGAACGCGCTGGCCAACGGCGGCTTTTTCTCCCTCGGCGCCTTCAGCATCAGCCCGGATCACCAGCGTCTGGCCTACAGCGTCGATGCCTCGGGCGACGAGATTTACACGCTGTTCGTGAAGGAATTATCCAGCGAGCGCGTCAGCGAACTGGAATTCCAGGACTGCGATGGCAGCATGACCTGGGCCAATGACAGCCTGACGCTGTTCTTCGGTGTACTCGACGACACCCATCGCCCGCACAAACTGTTCCGCTACCGCCTGGACGGCACCGCCGCCGAAGAGGTATTCCACGAACCGGACGGGCGTTTCTTCCTGCATTGCTACCGCGCCAGCTCCGAGCAGCAATTGCTGTTGTCGCTGGGCAGCAAGACCACCAGCGAAGTCTGGGCACTGGACGCCAATCAGCCGCAGCAGCCGTTCACTTGCCTGGCGCCACGGGTCGAGGATCACGAATACGACGTCGATCACGGCAAGCTCGATGGCGAGTGGACCTGGTTCATCCGCACCAACCGCGATGGCATCAACTTCGCCCTGTATCAAGCGCCGGACACCGGCATCACGCCGAGCGAAGCCGACTGGCAGAACCTGATTCCCCACAGCGACTCTGTGATGCTCGATGGCGTGACCCTCAACGCCGAAGCCCTGACCCTGAGCCTGCGTGAAGGTGGTCTGCCGATCATCGAAGTTCGCCCACACGGTCTGGCGCCTTATCGCGTGCAATTACCGGACGCGGCCTACAGCCTCTATGTGCAAAACAGCCTGGAATTCGAAAGCGACCGCATTCGCCTGCGCTATGAAGCGCTGAATCGTCCGGCTCAGGTTCGGCAACTGATCCTCGCCACCGGTGAACAGACCGTCCTCAAGGAAACCCCGGTGCTCGGCCCGTTCGACGCCGACGCCTACGTCAGCCAGCGCCTGTGGGCGACTGCGCCGGATGGCACCCAGGTGCCGATCAGTCTGGTGATGAAACGGGAAATGGTCGGCAAAGCAGTGCCGCTGTACCTCTACGGTTACGGCGCCTACGGTTCAAGCCTCGATCCGTGGTTCTCCCACGCCCGCCTGAGCCTGCTGGATCGCGGCATGGCATTCGCCATCGCCCACGTTCGCGGCGGTGGTGAACTGGGCGAAGCCTGGTACCGCGCCGGCAAGCAGGAGCACAAGCACAACACCTTCAGCGACTTCATTGCCTGTGCCGAATTCCTGATCCTCAACGGCATCACCACCGCGCCACAGCTGGCGATCAGCGGCGGCAGCGCCGGTGGCTTGCTGATCGGCGCGGTGCTCAACCAGCGTCCGGATCTGTTCGGCGCGGCGATTGCCGAAGTGCCGTTCGTCGACGTGCTCAATACCATGCTCGACCCGGATCTGCCGCTGACCGTCACCGAATACGACGAGTGGGGCAACCCGGAAGAACCGGAGGTCTACGAGCGGATCAAGGCCTACGCGCCGTACGAAAACGTCACCGCGCAGGCGTATCCCGCAACACTGGTGATCGCCGGCTACAACGACAGCCGCGTGCAGTATTGGGAAGCGGCCAAGTGGGTGGCGAAATTGCGCGCGACCAAGACCGATGACAATCCATTGCTGCTCAAGACCGAACTGGGCGCCGGCCACGGCGGCATGAGTGGGCGTTATCAGGGATTACGTGACGTAGCGCTCGAATATGCATTTGTTTTCAAGGTTCTGGGCATCGCCTGA
- a CDS encoding YcgN family cysteine cluster protein, which translates to MAAKVEPFWIRKTLDQLDHEEWESLCDGCGLCCLQKLEDEEDNSVYYTRIACKLLDLKTCQCSDYPNRMKFVPDCIQLTPGQAEEFKWLPPTCGYRLVSEGKDLPLWHHLVCGDRDAVHHERISQSGRMLAEGSVPEDDWEDHLIFRAG; encoded by the coding sequence ATGGCCGCCAAAGTCGAACCGTTCTGGATACGCAAAACCCTCGATCAACTCGACCACGAGGAATGGGAATCGCTGTGCGACGGTTGCGGCCTGTGCTGCCTGCAAAAGCTCGAGGATGAGGAAGACAACAGCGTCTATTACACGCGCATCGCCTGCAAACTGCTGGACCTGAAAACCTGTCAGTGCAGCGATTATCCGAACCGCATGAAGTTTGTCCCGGACTGCATCCAGCTCACCCCGGGCCAGGCGGAAGAATTCAAATGGCTGCCGCCGACCTGCGGTTATCGGCTGGTCAGCGAAGGCAAGGACCTGCCGTTGTGGCATCACCTGGTCTGCGGTGATCGCGACGCTGTACACCACGAACGGATTTCTCAGTCGGGGCGCATGCTCGCCGAAGGCAGCGTGCCGGAAGACGACTGGGAAGATCATCTGATTTTCCGCGCAGGTTAA
- a CDS encoding YajD family HNH nuclease, whose protein sequence is MSSSTPTSTSKLDRILADNQRDKEMGYRDKALKMYPHVCGRCAREFSGKRLSELTVHHRDHNHDNNPQDGSNWELLCLYCHDNEHSRYTDQQYFGEGSLSTPKIAKATHNPFAALAGLMKKED, encoded by the coding sequence ATGAGTTCGTCCACCCCGACCAGCACTTCGAAGCTGGATCGCATCCTCGCCGACAACCAGCGCGACAAGGAAATGGGCTACCGCGACAAGGCCCTGAAGATGTACCCGCACGTGTGCGGCCGCTGCGCCCGTGAGTTTTCCGGCAAGCGCCTGAGCGAGCTGACTGTGCACCACCGTGACCACAACCATGACAACAACCCGCAGGACGGTTCCAACTGGGAACTGCTGTGCCTGTACTGCCACGACAACGAACACTCGCGCTACACCGACCAGCAGTACTTCGGCGAAGGCTCGCTGAGCACGCCGAAAATCGCCAAGGCTACGCATAACCCTTTTGCTGCCTTGGCCGGGTTGATGAAGAAAGAAGACTGA
- a CDS encoding YgaP family membrane protein, translating into MTELKRVERIESTPFQSRPEQNVEGWERIGSLAGGVIMVGKGLRRGGVFGLIQVAIGGVAMARGITGHSSVKSLLEKSRQDMNNVRAKIERAGEELSKLKANAEAATKTATVTGNDSVKSPKAGV; encoded by the coding sequence ATGACCGAGCTCAAACGCGTCGAACGTATCGAATCCACCCCGTTTCAGAGCCGTCCTGAGCAGAACGTCGAAGGCTGGGAGCGCATCGGCTCGCTGGCCGGCGGCGTGATCATGGTCGGCAAGGGCCTGCGCCGTGGCGGGGTATTCGGGCTGATTCAGGTGGCGATTGGCGGCGTGGCCATGGCCCGCGGCATTACCGGTCACAGTTCGGTGAAAAGCCTGCTGGAGAAAAGCCGTCAGGACATGAACAACGTGCGGGCGAAGATCGAGCGGGCCGGTGAAGAACTGAGCAAGCTCAAGGCCAATGCCGAGGCGGCGACCAAGACCGCCACCGTGACCGGCAATGACTCGGTGAAATCGCCGAAAGCCGGGGTTTGA
- a CDS encoding class II glutamine amidotransferase — MCELLGMSANVPTDIVFSFTGLMQRGGRTGPHRDGWGIAFYEGRGLRLFQDPAASSESEVANLVQRYPIKSEVVIGHIRQANVGKVCLSNTHPFVRELWGRNWCFAHNGQLADFTPIKSFYRPVGDTDSEAAFCDLLNRVRAAFPEPVDIEVLLPDLVAACAEYRSKGVFNCLLSDGDWLFCYCSTKLAQITRRAPFGPARLKDVDVIVDFQAETTPNDVVTVIATEPLTENETWTRYEPGQWSLWRRGECVSQGTTE, encoded by the coding sequence ATGTGTGAATTACTGGGCATGAGTGCCAACGTGCCGACCGACATCGTGTTCAGCTTCACCGGGTTGATGCAGCGCGGTGGTCGCACCGGGCCACACCGCGACGGCTGGGGCATTGCCTTCTACGAAGGGCGCGGCTTGCGCCTGTTCCAGGACCCGGCGGCCAGCAGCGAGTCGGAAGTCGCCAATCTGGTGCAGCGCTATCCGATCAAGAGTGAAGTGGTCATCGGTCATATCCGTCAGGCCAACGTCGGCAAGGTCTGCCTGTCCAACACCCACCCGTTCGTCCGCGAACTGTGGGGGCGCAACTGGTGCTTCGCGCACAACGGCCAGCTCGCCGATTTCACCCCGATCAAGAGTTTTTACCGCCCGGTCGGCGATACCGACAGCGAAGCGGCGTTCTGCGATTTGCTCAACCGCGTACGTGCAGCGTTTCCGGAACCGGTCGATATAGAAGTGCTGCTGCCGGATCTGGTCGCGGCCTGCGCCGAATATCGCAGCAAGGGCGTGTTCAACTGCCTGCTGAGCGACGGCGACTGGCTGTTCTGCTATTGCTCGACCAAACTGGCGCAGATCACCCGTCGCGCACCGTTTGGCCCGGCACGGCTCAAGGATGTCGATGTGATCGTCGATTTCCAGGCCGAAACCACGCCCAACGACGTGGTGACGGTGATTGCCACCGAACCCTTGACCGAAAACGAAACCTGGACCCGCTACGAACCGGGCCAATGGAGCCTGTGGCGACGCGGCGAATGCGTCAGCCAAGGCACGACCGAATAA
- a CDS encoding RNA methyltransferase, with product MADKRYSCIGLYNPKSPENVGSVMRAAGCYGVSTVFYTGKRYERAADFVTDTKRVHYDIPLIGIDDLKKILPLNCVPVAVELVDGARPLPEYTHPDRALYIFGPEDGSLDQEIRDWCEDVVYIPTTGCMNLAATVNVVLYDRMAKGLNTRSGPKFR from the coding sequence GTGGCAGACAAACGGTACAGCTGCATTGGTTTGTATAACCCCAAATCACCGGAAAACGTCGGTTCGGTGATGCGCGCCGCAGGCTGCTACGGCGTGTCGACCGTGTTCTATACCGGCAAGCGCTATGAACGCGCCGCCGACTTCGTCACCGACACCAAGCGCGTGCACTACGACATCCCGCTGATCGGCATCGACGACCTGAAAAAGATCCTGCCGCTCAATTGCGTCCCGGTCGCCGTGGAACTGGTCGATGGCGCCCGCCCGCTGCCGGAATACACCCACCCGGATCGCGCCCTGTACATCTTCGGCCCCGAAGACGGCTCGCTGGATCAGGAGATCCGCGACTGGTGCGAAGATGTCGTGTACATCCCGACCACCGGCTGCATGAACCTCGCCGCCACGGTCAACGTTGTGCTCTACGACCGCATGGCCAAAGGCCTGAATACCCGCTCCGGGCCGAAATTCCGCTGA